A part of Carassius carassius chromosome 4, fCarCar2.1, whole genome shotgun sequence genomic DNA contains:
- the LOC132131135 gene encoding MICOS complex subunit MIC27-like, translated as MAAKILKYAALPAAALAVGLGSFRIYSINEKINEELISPRELSIYSPDGPAVQFVEEQPGLVQTGLGAVRVGLQPYVRVVQSSFTSVKLGVISVYHAGQDTYHFLRDPPQGFLPKVGVISVSGLGGLILARKGSRLKRIVVPLGLATAGTAVCYPTQTVGVLKITGKKVYDVSSSVASIFKSKPKEDVIRPVVSVESAATDTSSDIESPAKVLSELPPESERATADPDEDVTPIPQVVPSVGLAPVADVVSEDAVEPPLVVDVASGIAAPQSKSESRLATVLETTLVPETTPETVLDAESTSEPTPTPEPTPSAETDITSVVESENVLEAAPAAPEIEVPAPTEATPSTTPIVEETTPPEDANPTSVDEEPASVAPPPSEEAPPSSEPTVFDPATVKSHFVPDPSLLDHGQSNPEDADMYSTRS; from the exons ATGGCGGCCAAG ATTCTGAAGTATGCAGCGCTTCCTGCTGCTGCCCTTGCAGTGGGTCTGGGCTCATTCAGAATTTATTCcataaatgagaaaataaatgagGAGCTAATATCTCCAAGAGAG TTGTCTATCTACTCCCCAGATGGTCCTGCTGTGCAGTTTGTGGAGGAACAGCCTGGTCTAGTGCAGACAGGGCTGGGGGCCGTGAGGGTGGGCCTGCAGCCATACGTCAGAGTTGTGCAG agcAGCTTCACTTCAGTCAAACTTGGAGTGATATCTGTTTACCACGCAGGGCAAG ACACATATCACTTCCTTCGAGATCCACCCCAAGGCTTCCTGCCTAAAGTGGGTGTCATTAGTGTGTCCGGATTGGGTGGCCTGATTCTGGCACGCAAGG GCTCTCGTTTAAAGAGGATTGTTGTTCCTCTTGGTCTGGCTACCGCTGGTACTGCAGTATGTTACCCCACACAGACTGTGGGAGTCCTGAAG ATTACTGGTAAAAAGGTGTATGATGTCAGTTCATCTGTTGCttcaatatttaaatccaaaccaAAGGAAGATGTCATCAGACCTGTTGTTAGTGTGGAG TCTGCTGCCACGGATACAAGCTCAGATATAGAATCACCTGCCAAAGTACTTTCTGAACTGCCACCTGAGTCTGAGCGGGCCACTGCGGATCCAGATGAGGATGTTACACCAATACCACAAGTCGTCCCATCAGTGGGTTTAGCTCCAGTAGCTGATGTTGTGTCAGAAGATGCTGTAGAACCTCCTCTTGTTGTTGATGTAGCATCTGGAATTGCTGCCCCACAATCTAAATCTGAATCCCGCCTTGCAACTGTTCTTGAAACTACTCTGGTTCCAGAAACTACCCCTGAGACGGTCCTAGATGCAGAATCCACCTCAGAACCCACTCCCACTCCTGAGCCAACACCTTCAGCTGAAACGGATATTACTTCTGTTGTGGAGTCTGAAAATGTTCTGGAAGCTGCCCCCGCTGCTCCAGAAATTGAAGTCCCTGCACCTACAGAGGCCACGCCCTCAACTACACCTATAGTAGAGGAAACCACACCCCCTGAAGATGCCAACCCAACCTCAGTAGATGAGGAACCTGCATCTGTTGCCCCGCCCCCTTCTGAAGAGGCCCCACCTTCATCTGAACCTACTGTCTTTGATCCAGCCACAG TGAAGTCACATTTTGTCCCTGACCCATCTCTGCTTGACCATGGCCAGTCTAATCCAGAGGATGCAGACATGTACAGCACACGGAGCTGA